One Gemmatimonadales bacterium DNA segment encodes these proteins:
- a CDS encoding isoprenylcysteine carboxylmethyltransferase family protein, which translates to MVLATRAQRTGLQEAAGGGPGCYGTPGSIDAGLFVFVPIDVFHLELLPPPSLDVSLLGAALSLVGFAIIMAAIYQNSYAIPIVEDQSDRAQVLVDTGLYVRVRHPFYLGLLLFYAGVALWLESYASLLTLFVVLLALLARILVEETTLRKTLPDYSMYVKRVPYRLVPLVW; encoded by the coding sequence GTGGTACTGGCGACGCGGGCTCAGCGCACCGGCCTCCAAGAAGCAGCCGGTGGCGGACCGGGTTGCTACGGGACTCCTGGTTCTATCGACGCTGGCCTGTTCGTATTTGTCCCCATCGACGTGTTTCATCTAGAACTGTTGCCCCCACCCTCTCTCGACGTATCGCTCCTAGGCGCGGCCCTGTCCCTGGTCGGCTTCGCCATCATCATGGCCGCGATTTACCAGAACTCGTACGCCATCCCGATAGTCGAAGACCAATCGGACCGCGCCCAAGTGCTGGTCGATACGGGTCTATACGTCCGCGTCCGCCACCCGTTCTACCTCGGATTGCTACTCTTCTATGCGGGCGTCGCCCTGTGGCTGGAGAGCTACGCGAGTCTATTGACGCTCTTCGTTGTCCTGCTTGCGTTGCTCGCCAGGATCCTCGTAGAAGAGACGACGTTGCGGAAGACGCTCCCGGATTACAGCATGTATGTGAAACGCGTGCCGTACCGTCTGGTTCCTCTTGTGTGGTAG